One part of the Anaerotruncus rubiinfantis genome encodes these proteins:
- a CDS encoding helix-turn-helix domain-containing protein, whose amino-acid sequence MNADFPRVLTLLRKERGISQKLAASKLGISQALLSHYEKGIRECGLDFLIRCADFYGVSCDYMLGRSPDRTGSKLTVEDIPEPDATGKENVFKAGVLPVLNKKLIANSLNILFDLLSRSSCKPLVGEVSSYLMLAVYRMFRLVYGANPRNQSALFTVPETVAQPYAGAAMDICFANAQSISKGDPAAEMERIPNVDPLYVTTEALSKEYPLFASSLLNLIQNSEARIAYPPAPRK is encoded by the coding sequence ATGAACGCTGATTTTCCAAGAGTCCTGACCTTATTGCGCAAAGAGCGCGGGATCAGCCAGAAGCTGGCCGCGTCCAAGCTTGGCATCTCCCAGGCGCTGCTTTCCCACTACGAGAAGGGAATCCGCGAATGCGGGCTGGATTTCCTGATCCGCTGCGCCGATTTCTACGGCGTTTCCTGCGACTATATGCTTGGCCGCTCTCCCGACCGTACCGGCTCCAAACTGACGGTGGAGGATATCCCCGAACCGGATGCGACCGGCAAGGAAAACGTTTTTAAGGCGGGCGTTCTGCCGGTGCTCAACAAAAAACTCATAGCCAATTCGCTCAATATCCTTTTCGACCTGCTCTCGCGCAGCAGCTGCAAACCGCTGGTGGGGGAGGTTTCGTCCTATCTGATGCTGGCGGTCTACCGGATGTTCCGGCTGGTCTACGGCGCGAACCCGCGCAATCAGAGCGCCCTTTTCACTGTGCCGGAAACGGTCGCGCAGCCCTATGCCGGGGCCGCGATGGACATCTGCTTTGCAAACGCGCAGTCAATCTCCAAAGGCGACCCGGCCGCCGAGATGGAACGCATCCCGAACGTCGACCCGCTCTATGTCACGACTGAGGCGCTTTCGAAGGAATACCCGCTGTTCGCGTCCTCACTTTTAAACCTCATCCAGAATTCCGAGGCGCGCATCGCCTATCCGCCCGCGCCCCGCAAATGA
- a CDS encoding histidine phosphatase family protein — MLTYKIHLIRHGLTQGNLDGRYIGMTDLPLCGEGRRQLEELRRACEYPQVDRVFVSPLLRAKESAEILYPDRYTEVVDKLRELDFGAFENRAISDLERDPDFQRWISSPPDTKAPGGESGADLQGRAVEALAYIFAQMMEKRAASTAVVTHGGLIMNLLAAMGLPQREAVRWNVQPGRGYTILLTPQMWMRDHKFEVYAQIPYEEEREVDEPFFVDRE; from the coding sequence ATGCTAACATACAAAATCCACCTGATCCGGCACGGTCTGACACAGGGGAACCTCGACGGGCGGTACATCGGCATGACTGACCTGCCGCTCTGCGGAGAAGGCCGCCGCCAGCTGGAGGAGCTGCGCCGCGCCTGTGAATACCCGCAGGTGGACCGGGTTTTTGTCAGTCCGCTGCTGCGTGCGAAGGAATCGGCTGAGATTCTCTATCCCGACCGGTACACCGAAGTGGTGGACAAGCTGCGCGAACTCGATTTCGGCGCGTTTGAAAACCGCGCGATCAGCGACTTGGAGCGCGATCCGGATTTTCAGAGGTGGATCTCATCCCCACCGGACACAAAGGCGCCGGGCGGCGAGAGCGGCGCGGACCTGCAGGGCCGCGCGGTCGAAGCGCTCGCGTATATCTTTGCGCAGATGATGGAGAAGCGTGCCGCCTCCACGGCGGTTGTAACCCACGGCGGGCTCATCATGAATCTGCTTGCGGCGATGGGGCTGCCGCAGCGGGAAGCGGTGCGCTGGAACGTGCAGCCTGGCCGCGGCTATACGATCCTGCTGACCCCGCAGATGTGGATGCGCGACCACAAGTTTGAGGTCTACGCGCAGATTCCCTATGAGGAGGAACGGGAGGTTGACGAGCCGTTTTTTGTCGACCGGGAATGA
- the leuB gene encoding 3-isopropylmalate dehydrogenase → MQEIKICVLEGDGIGPEIVRQAVKVLKAACEASEIQLTLDYALLGGAAIDETGVPLPDETVAKCKAADAVLLGAVGGEKWDNLPSNLRPEKGLLGIRSALGLFANLRPASIYPALKAASPLKDEIVGAGVDILVVRELTGDVYFGEHNRKQENGFEVGYDIMQYATWEIERIARVAFELARKRRGRVTSVDKANVLETSRVWRETVTRVAEEYPDVSLSHMYVDNAAMQLVRNPAQFDVLVTGNIFGDILSDEASMISGSIGMLASASLGGGTLGLYEPIHGSAPDIAGKGLANPLATILSVGMMMRYTFNRPNLADAIEQAVEESLGAARTADIRDASLPVYTTEQMGDYVAGQVARLLK, encoded by the coding sequence ATGCAAGAGATAAAAATCTGTGTGCTGGAAGGCGACGGCATCGGCCCGGAGATTGTGAGGCAGGCGGTCAAGGTGCTGAAAGCTGCCTGTGAAGCGTCCGAAATCCAGCTCACCCTCGACTATGCGCTGCTCGGCGGCGCGGCGATTGATGAAACCGGCGTACCGCTGCCCGATGAGACGGTCGCGAAGTGCAAAGCCGCTGACGCGGTGCTGCTCGGCGCGGTCGGCGGGGAGAAATGGGACAACCTCCCCTCGAACCTGCGCCCGGAAAAGGGCCTGCTCGGCATCCGTTCGGCGCTCGGGCTGTTTGCCAACCTGCGTCCGGCGTCCATCTATCCGGCGCTGAAGGCCGCGTCGCCGCTCAAGGATGAAATTGTCGGCGCTGGTGTGGACATACTAGTTGTCAGGGAACTGACCGGAGATGTCTACTTCGGGGAGCATAACCGCAAACAGGAAAACGGATTCGAGGTCGGATATGACATCATGCAGTATGCCACCTGGGAGATCGAACGGATCGCGCGGGTCGCGTTTGAGCTCGCGCGCAAACGCCGGGGCCGGGTCACTTCGGTGGACAAGGCGAACGTGCTGGAAACCTCCCGGGTCTGGCGCGAGACAGTCACCCGCGTGGCAGAGGAATATCCGGATGTATCCCTTTCACATATGTATGTCGACAATGCGGCCATGCAGCTGGTGCGCAACCCGGCGCAGTTCGATGTTCTTGTCACCGGCAATATCTTCGGCGATATCCTTTCGGATGAAGCTTCGATGATCTCCGGTTCGATCGGGATGCTCGCCTCCGCCAGCCTAGGCGGGGGGACGCTCGGCCTTTACGAACCGATCCATGGCAGCGCGCCGGATATCGCGGGCAAGGGACTTGCCAATCCGCTGGCCACCATCCTTTCGGTGGGCATGATGATGCGCTACACTTTCAATCGGCCGAACCTGGCGGACGCGATTGAACAGGCGGTTGAAGAATCGCTCGGCGCTGCGCGCACCGCTGACATCAGGGATGCGTCCCTGCCGGTTTACACCACCGAACAGATGGGAGACTATGTGGCTGGCCAGGTGGCGCGGCTGCTCAAGTAA
- a CDS encoding DUF975 family protein has translation MGLSKMLKSNAKHAMSGAWGRAVGILFIAAIPTLLINLLEYAIRLVSGVPEFVDYAGTPNVAFDDLSNLALASSLISVLILILMFIITTPLQQGVLRWYYRRTGGEDDGVSAVFYYFETAKDYFKSFWLYFQIGLRMLLWEILLAIPLLAGGGVLVYAMRGLDGELPPVVKLAAGILAVIWVTIMAILSVMISLRYMLAPYILAEHPEIKVRKAIKQGVRLVKGYKGSLFVFGLSFIGWYLLCIFIVPAFFVVPYVASSFAMYARYLIARGEMELAPEGGNATREYKPEIDHYVETQDAASQSASQEPQPVVYPPAAQAQELPPDPQKPEDREDQP, from the coding sequence ATGGGCTTATCAAAAATGCTGAAATCCAACGCGAAACACGCCATGTCAGGCGCGTGGGGGCGCGCGGTGGGGATTCTGTTCATCGCGGCAATCCCCACGCTGCTTATCAACCTGTTGGAATATGCCATCCGGCTGGTGAGCGGCGTGCCGGAGTTCGTTGACTACGCTGGGACCCCAAACGTCGCATTTGACGACCTTTCCAACCTGGCGCTGGCTTCGTCGCTGATTTCGGTGCTGATCCTCATCCTGATGTTTATCATCACCACGCCGCTGCAGCAAGGAGTCCTGCGCTGGTACTACCGCCGCACCGGCGGAGAAGATGACGGCGTTTCCGCTGTTTTCTATTATTTTGAAACTGCGAAGGATTACTTCAAGTCCTTTTGGCTTTATTTCCAGATCGGCCTGCGGATGCTCCTGTGGGAGATCCTGCTTGCGATCCCGCTTTTAGCGGGCGGAGGGGTGCTTGTCTATGCGATGCGCGGTCTTGATGGGGAGCTGCCGCCGGTCGTTAAGCTGGCCGCCGGCATTCTGGCGGTTATCTGGGTGACCATCATGGCGATCCTCAGCGTAATGATCTCGCTGCGGTACATGCTCGCGCCGTATATTTTGGCGGAGCATCCTGAAATCAAGGTGCGCAAGGCAATCAAACAGGGCGTCCGGCTGGTGAAGGGCTACAAGGGAAGCCTGTTTGTATTCGGGCTTTCATTCATCGGCTGGTACCTGCTCTGCATCTTTATTGTTCCCGCATTTTTCGTTGTGCCCTATGTGGCGTCGTCGTTCGCAATGTACGCGCGTTACCTGATCGCACGCGGCGAAATGGAACTCGCGCCGGAAGGAGGCAATGCGACACGGGAATATAAACCGGAGATCGACCATTATGTTGAGACGCAGGATGCTGCGAGCCAGTCCGCGTCCCAAGAACCGCAGCCGGTGGTCTATCCGCCTGCTGCACAGGCGCAGGAGCTGCCGCCGGATCCGCAGAAGCCGGAAGACCGGGAAGACCAGCCCTGA
- a CDS encoding AbrB/MazE/SpoVT family DNA-binding domain-containing protein has translation MKSTGIVRKVDELGRIVLPIELRRTLDINEKDSLEIYVDGNHIILKKYEPACIFCNSAINVVNFKGRNVCADCVKQLAEID, from the coding sequence ATGAAATCTACCGGTATCGTGCGCAAAGTCGACGAGCTCGGGCGGATCGTCCTTCCGATCGAATTGCGGCGTACACTGGATATTAACGAGAAGGATTCACTGGAAATCTATGTGGACGGCAACCATATCATTCTGAAGAAGTATGAACCGGCTTGTATCTTCTGCAACAGCGCAATCAACGTTGTCAACTTCAAAGGACGAAATGTCTGTGCCGACTGCGTCAAACAACTTGCGGAAATTGACTGA
- a CDS encoding nucleoside recognition domain-containing protein produces the protein MNLIFGGMILFSFVFACLTGRIDQLSQAVLEQSQGAVTLVLSLLGMLCLWSGLMKVAQEAGLTKHLCKALSPITRILFRGLDPNGAAASAISMNMVANLLGLGNAATPLGIKAMCEMAKEEHAGISATNNMAMLVVLNTASIQLIPTTTALLRMQNGSAAPMEILPPVWIASAVSITVGVVMARLLAPFWR, from the coding sequence ATGAATCTCATCTTTGGCGGAATGATTCTTTTTTCATTTGTGTTCGCCTGTCTGACAGGCCGGATCGATCAGCTTTCCCAAGCGGTGCTCGAACAGTCCCAAGGCGCGGTAACACTGGTTTTGTCGTTGCTGGGAATGCTTTGCCTCTGGAGTGGGCTGATGAAAGTTGCGCAGGAAGCGGGTCTTACGAAACATTTGTGTAAAGCGCTTTCACCCATCACCAGAATTCTTTTTCGCGGGCTCGATCCGAACGGAGCGGCGGCCAGCGCCATCTCGATGAATATGGTGGCAAATCTGCTCGGTCTTGGCAATGCGGCCACGCCGCTGGGTATCAAGGCGATGTGTGAAATGGCGAAGGAGGAACACGCAGGGATCAGCGCAACCAACAATATGGCGATGCTGGTCGTGCTGAACACCGCCTCAATCCAGCTCATTCCCACGACCACAGCGCTGCTGCGCATGCAGAACGGTTCTGCCGCGCCGATGGAAATCCTGCCGCCCGTGTGGATCGCCTCGGCGGTATCGATTACAGTAGGGGTTGTGATGGCGCGGCTGCTCGCGCCGTTTTGGAGGTGA
- a CDS encoding spore maturation protein: MNGMLMNLGTLMVPLTVAGIIGYAFVKGVPVFETFVEGAKEGLEVAVNILPALVGLITAVGMFKVSGGLDLLTWALEPFGKLLGLPREVLPLALLRPVSGSGALVIFNDLISTYGPDSLIGRIASVMQGSTETTFYTIALYYGAAGIKNTRHTVPAALSADLTGFIMSAFMVRLFFY, translated from the coding sequence ATGAACGGGATGCTGATGAACTTGGGAACGCTGATGGTCCCGCTGACCGTTGCGGGGATTATCGGCTATGCCTTTGTAAAAGGCGTCCCGGTCTTTGAAACCTTTGTGGAAGGCGCGAAGGAGGGGCTCGAAGTCGCGGTGAACATCCTGCCCGCGCTGGTGGGACTGATCACCGCGGTTGGGATGTTCAAGGTATCCGGCGGACTCGATCTGCTCACCTGGGCGCTCGAACCGTTTGGGAAGCTGCTTGGCCTGCCGCGGGAGGTGCTGCCGCTGGCGCTTTTGCGGCCGGTTTCGGGCAGCGGCGCGCTTGTAATCTTTAACGACCTGATCTCTACATACGGCCCGGACAGCTTGATCGGCCGGATTGCGAGCGTGATGCAGGGCTCCACCGAGACCACGTTCTATACCATTGCGCTCTATTATGGCGCCGCCGGGATCAAAAACACCCGGCACACGGTCCCGGCGGCGTTGTCCGCCGATCTGACGGGGTTCATCATGTCGGCGTTCATGGTACGGCTGTTCTTCTATTGA
- a CDS encoding helix-turn-helix domain-containing protein codes for MILRIRDLREDHDKKQREIAKILFVARNTYSSYERGLRVLSLELAVKLAVYYDISLDYLVGLTDIPTPPPRKK; via the coding sequence ATGATTCTAAGAATCCGGGACCTGCGCGAAGATCATGACAAAAAGCAGCGGGAGATTGCAAAGATCCTATTCGTCGCGCGGAACACCTATTCCTCCTATGAACGGGGGCTCCGTGTGTTGTCGCTGGAATTGGCCGTCAAGCTGGCGGTCTATTACGACATCAGCCTGGATTATCTTGTCGGCCTGACCGACATCCCAACCCCGCCGCCAAGAAAGAAATAA
- a CDS encoding MmcQ/YjbR family DNA-binding protein, whose translation MNYEWIDGFCMKMHGVTKDYKPEWDANRYFLGGKMFAMMASNKEGRPIFTMKLEPPYGELLRKQYPADIVPGYYMNKAHWNSLHLEGTVPNEVVEEMLRESYQTMLKALPKKVQAELANG comes from the coding sequence ATGAACTATGAGTGGATCGACGGTTTCTGCATGAAAATGCACGGTGTGACAAAGGATTACAAACCAGAATGGGATGCAAACCGGTATTTCCTCGGCGGAAAGATGTTCGCCATGATGGCTTCCAATAAGGAAGGCAGGCCGATCTTCACCATGAAATTGGAGCCGCCCTATGGGGAACTCCTGCGCAAGCAGTATCCGGCGGACATCGTGCCCGGTTACTACATGAACAAAGCGCATTGGAACTCGCTGCATCTCGAAGGGACGGTTCCAAACGAGGTTGTGGAGGAAATGCTGCGGGAATCCTATCAGACCATGCTGAAAGCCCTACCGAAAAAGGTGCAGGCCGAGCTTGCAAACGGATAA
- the trpS gene encoding tryptophan--tRNA ligase, whose product MENTQVQKEHKKIIFSGIQPTGIMTLGNYLGAVKNWVALQDEYNCCYSIVNQHAITVRQDAKALRENTLAAYALILACGVDPEKSIAFIQSHVKTHAELSWVLSCYTQFGELSRMTQFKDKSQKHPENVNAGLFTYPVLMAADILLYQADLVPVGIDQKQHLELARNIAQRFNGIYGNVFTIPDGYIPKTAAKVMSLQDPTKKMSKSDDNPKSFVAILDKPETIIKKFKSAVTDSEALVAYRDGKDGINNLMSIYSVVTGKSYEEIENEFTGKGYGDFKMAVGEAVAETLRPVRERFDAYMKDKAYLEQCYKAGAERALALSQRTLDKVYKKIGFLPR is encoded by the coding sequence ATGGAAAATACCCAGGTTCAAAAAGAACATAAAAAGATTATCTTTTCGGGCATCCAGCCCACCGGCATCATGACGCTCGGCAACTATCTGGGCGCGGTAAAAAACTGGGTCGCCCTGCAGGATGAATACAACTGCTGTTATTCGATCGTCAACCAGCACGCGATCACCGTTCGGCAGGATGCCAAAGCGCTGCGCGAGAACACGCTGGCCGCCTACGCGCTGATCCTGGCCTGCGGCGTTGACCCGGAAAAATCGATCGCCTTCATCCAGAGCCATGTGAAAACCCACGCGGAACTCTCCTGGGTGCTCTCCTGCTACACCCAGTTCGGCGAGCTTTCCCGCATGACCCAGTTCAAGGATAAATCCCAAAAGCATCCGGAAAACGTCAACGCGGGCCTCTTCACCTATCCGGTGCTGATGGCCGCGGACATTCTGCTTTATCAGGCGGATCTCGTTCCCGTCGGCATCGACCAGAAGCAGCATCTCGAGCTTGCCCGCAACATCGCGCAGCGCTTCAACGGTATCTATGGGAATGTGTTCACCATTCCGGACGGCTACATCCCCAAGACTGCCGCAAAGGTCATGTCGCTGCAGGACCCGACCAAAAAGATGTCCAAATCGGACGACAACCCGAAATCCTTCGTCGCCATCCTTGACAAGCCTGAGACAATTATTAAAAAGTTCAAAAGCGCTGTCACCGATTCGGAGGCGCTGGTCGCTTACCGCGACGGCAAGGACGGCATCAACAACCTGATGTCAATCTATTCGGTGGTCACTGGCAAGTCCTACGAGGAAATTGAAAACGAATTTACCGGCAAAGGCTACGGCGACTTCAAAATGGCGGTCGGTGAAGCGGTCGCCGAAACGCTGCGCCCGGTGCGCGAGCGGTTCGACGCTTATATGAAGGATAAAGCATATCTCGAGCAGTGCTACAAAGCGGGCGCAGAACGTGCGCTTGCGCTTTCCCAGCGCACGCTTGACAAGGTCTACAAAAAAATCGGTTTTCTGCCCCGATAA
- a CDS encoding aminotransferase-like domain-containing protein encodes MNYQFSDRMAAMQPSLVREILKATANPAIIPFAAGNPAPDAFPVEEVRRITAGILQENPIGALQYSVTEGYPALREKVKEMLENHYGIPTKDNDLIIISGAQQGADLATKALVNEGDTVLCEDPSFVGVLNCFRSYHCNLVGVEMESDGINLEKLEKAMQEQPNVKLLYLIPNFQNPTGITTSEAKRREVLRLAKKYNVMILEDNPYGDLRYSGTPLPSIKSFDDAGQVIYIGSFSKILAPGIRVGFVLAPKPIIEKMTVGKQCADVHTPILVQMIAERFLSTCDLAAHIEKIRSLYRGKLSLMLDGIQAEFAPSIAYTRPEGGMFLWCTLPKGADMIDFCNRGIAEKVAVVPGVAFLAKETDPCRSFRMNFTTPTDEGIVEGIKRLGKLTRELF; translated from the coding sequence ATGAACTACCAATTTTCTGACAGGATGGCTGCTATGCAGCCTTCTCTCGTGCGCGAGATTTTAAAGGCGACCGCCAATCCCGCCATCATCCCGTTTGCCGCCGGCAATCCCGCTCCAGACGCTTTTCCGGTGGAGGAAGTTCGCCGCATCACCGCCGGCATCCTGCAGGAGAACCCCATCGGCGCCCTGCAGTATTCGGTGACGGAAGGCTATCCGGCGCTGCGCGAAAAGGTCAAGGAGATGCTCGAAAACCACTATGGCATCCCCACCAAGGACAACGACCTAATCATCATCTCGGGCGCACAGCAGGGCGCCGACCTTGCGACCAAGGCGCTCGTCAACGAGGGGGACACGGTGCTCTGCGAGGACCCGTCCTTTGTCGGCGTGCTCAACTGCTTCCGCTCCTACCACTGCAACCTCGTGGGCGTCGAGATGGAATCGGACGGCATCAACTTGGAAAAGCTCGAAAAGGCCATGCAGGAACAGCCGAACGTCAAACTGCTCTACCTCATCCCGAATTTTCAGAATCCGACCGGCATCACCACCAGTGAGGCCAAACGGCGGGAAGTTCTGCGGCTCGCCAAAAAATATAATGTCATGATCCTCGAGGACAACCCCTATGGCGACCTGCGGTATTCCGGTACGCCGCTCCCGTCAATCAAATCCTTCGACGACGCGGGCCAGGTCATCTATATCGGCAGTTTCTCGAAGATCCTCGCCCCGGGCATCCGCGTCGGCTTTGTGCTGGCTCCGAAACCGATCATCGAAAAGATGACCGTCGGCAAACAGTGCGCCGATGTCCACACCCCCATTCTCGTACAGATGATCGCCGAGCGGTTCCTTTCCACCTGCGACCTCGCGGCGCATATCGAGAAGATCCGCAGCCTCTACCGCGGTAAGCTTTCGCTGATGCTCGACGGCATCCAGGCGGAATTCGCGCCGAGCATCGCCTACACCCGTCCAGAGGGCGGTATGTTCCTCTGGTGCACCCTGCCCAAAGGCGCGGACATGATCGATTTCTGCAACCGCGGCATCGCGGAAAAGGTCGCGGTCGTGCCTGGCGTAGCGTTTCTGGCAAAAGAAACCGACCCCTGCCGGTCGTTCCGCATGAACTTCACCACTCCAACTGACGAAGGCATCGTCGAAGGCATCAAACGGCTGGGCAAGCTGACCCGCGAACTTTTTTAA